TTCATCTTGACTTGTTCATCCGCATGTACACTTCTCTGTTGCAGACTCTGCTCCATTCGCTGTTGTACTTGCGTCTGTATCAGAAAGTCCATCTGATCTTTGCATCTACAGTTTCCGGGTGGAACTGGATTTAGTAATTCGTAGAATAAAATGGAATGATATGAAAAGTGGAAACATAGATAACACATTTTGTTGGTTAATTAGGGGTTGTAACCCATAAAATTGGGAATTATATACTTGGATAATGATTGAATCACCGTGCTTTTCTTAATGAGTATTTCGATCCTATTCCAAACCTTGGGTTACACGAAATCTCTCTGTAGGATAAGACAATCAAAGTCTCACTCTTGTTCTAGACTAAGATACAAGAGAAACAAATAGAGCTTTAGTGTTTATCTATGTTTCTTCAAAGTTTTTGATGATCTTTGAACAATgaatctttttctctctctctttcctacTAACTATTAGTTTCTGATTTTCTTGTGATTCAAGTTATGAAGTTGTTATTTTTCCATTGCCTACAACTCCTTATATAGAGTACTAAAGGTTGCAATGGTTAACACCAACAGTTGCAATGGTTAGCACCAAGAGTTGTAATGGTCCAAGAGTTACAACTATTAAATCCAACAATTGCAATGGTTAACCAAAAGTCATATTGGTTCTTTACCAAAGGTTTTAATCATTAACGGTTGCAATGGTTTATCACCAAATGTTACATCGGTTTATCACTAGTAGTTACAATCACAAACAGATGCATTTTTTTCATCTAAACAATTGCAATCCTTCACTTTAATAGTTGCAAAGATTCACTTAAATATCCAACacatttatgattaaaaatCGTGAATAAAATGGAATGAGATGaaattaaattctatttttgtattccataattttcattatttcatttatttacaTTCCTTTTTTAAATTCCTTTTATTCATTCCTAAACTTTGACTATCAGCGTTCGTGTTATAGTAATTTTCTCTGGCAATAATCATATAACAAATTATTTGTTATTAGGAATTTGGAATAAAAATGCTGGCTTGTAGTAAGTACTAAATACTTAGATAAACCCGGAAAGAAAAGTGGCATGCATGAGCTTGCTATAGTTGTACAAAATTGTCAATATATGATGAGATCTAGGTTTTGTTAAAGGATGATCAATAAACTTGTACTGACCAATATATTTGACTTCAAACTCAAAAGCCAAATGTCTCTTCATAAAGAAGCCAAATCATgggagaaggaaaaaaaagcTGTACAAGAAGATAACCACATTTAAGTTTTTTCCCTCTCTATTATttcatacaaaaataaaatcccGTTATCCATTTGGATTCACATATATTCTATAAAAATTATTGACTTTGTTCAATTCGTtctatatatctatttattCGTTTCCGTAGATGTACGTATAACATTTTTGACTCTTGACCGGTAAATATTGATTAGTTGGATCTTTATTATTGCCAAGtgaaacatgaaaaaaaaaacataacgtGTTGGACTGTATTAGCAAAAATCCTCATGCTTCATTCCAAATTTCCAAGATAATGATACGCCAATGCCTTTCACAATCAACAGTAGTTTTGATTCGTACATACTTTTAATTTCTCTTATAATACTGTTTAGATGATATTTTCAtacataaaaaagaagaagacattactAACGATCTAGCTGTTATATTTAATGATATAATTATCGTGCCAATAAGCTTGAATTCGGTGATTATAAAGTCAATTTGTCTTTGATTAGATAGGAAATTATGAAATGAGTTGGCACATCGTATCGGTGTAAATCCCTATTTGCTTTTAATTGTCCCTTCAGAGATTCCGGGGAGTTAGAACACCTCCAGCAGAGGCTTTTAGAGaaagttctaaaaaaaaacctaaaaaaataaataaaaaaaagataaaacagGAGAACCCCTGCTATTATATGGCTTTTGGAATTGGTAAACCCCCCCCCCCATATGTGACCTTTCGGTATTGGTCGTCTCTCTCTTCCTtgatgctttttttttctttctcagaaATCTAGTCCTAGTTCCTAGTTGTTGTTCTCTTCCTCCAAATCCGCCCATGAAATCAAGGTGAAGATTCCAATTCTTTGAGTTTTTTGTATTGATTTGAAGCTTGTGAATCTAGTTGGAATTAAAATTTGGTTTTGATGATGAAACAAATTATTGTCTGAACTTCTTCCATTAACCAATGacgaaagagaagaaaaaggaTAATGTCAGAGTAAGTTCATAAACTTAAATCTACCATCGTTTTTTTCAGTCCTCTGCTTTCAATTGAATTCTCTCACGAGATACttcattctgtttttttttttttaattttcatgtaGTATATGAATGTCGAGTTCAACGTATCGATGCATTGCAACGAATGCGAGAGAAAAATCGCCAGAGTTATCTCTAAATTCAAAGGTAATCACTTTCACAGTTTAAGATAGATTTCACAATATATCCATACGTCTCCAACTTTTGGACGATCTATTAGTAAAAAAAACGTTTGGATGATCGATGAATAGGAGTTGAAACATTTACGACGGATATGAATAGTCACAAGGTTGTGGTCACGGGAAGGCTTGATCCTAAGAAGTTGTTGAAGAAACTCAAGAAGAAGACAGGCAAGAGAGTGAAGATTGTAGCGAAGGATGTCACAAACCGGTTAAGTCAAAAGCCGTCCAATTCATGCAAGGCCGATGCCTTTGCTTCTTTGTTCGCAGGCAGCTTGCGGAGGCTGGTGTACATGTTGTGATGGCTGTGAGGAACACAAAGGCAGCTCATGAGCTGATTCAGCAATGGCAGAACTAGTGGTCTGGCAAAGGTCTCCCACTTAATGTCGAGGT
This region of Brassica napus cultivar Da-Ae chromosome C5, Da-Ae, whole genome shotgun sequence genomic DNA includes:
- the BNAC05G08920D gene encoding heavy metal-associated isoprenylated plant protein 19; amino-acid sequence: MTKEKKKDNVRYMNVEFNVSMHCNECERKIARVISKFKGVETFTTDMNSHKVVVTGRLDPKKLLKKLKKKTGKRVKIVAKDVTNRLSQKPSNSCKADAFASLFAGSLRRLVYML